A segment of the Panicum hallii strain FIL2 chromosome 1, PHallii_v3.1, whole genome shotgun sequence genome:
CTAGATTCCCGTCGCCCCCACGCCCGCACGGCCACAATCATCCGCGCGTTTACCGCCACCATGGACGCACGCGCGATGCTGGCCGCCTGGCTTTGCTTGCTCCTACTGCCACTCTGCCAGTGGTGGAGGTGCGCCCGCCAGTGCCCCCACTCAGCCACTGATGCGCTTGACCGATAACACTGTTACTGCTGCCTGCATTCCGCCCGGATAGCGAGCGGCTCAAGCTTCACATCGTCTGCTTCCTCCGGATAGGTGGTGGTGGATAGCCATGGCGGTGCCGCGGCtgctcctggcggcggcgctcgtcctACTCCTGCTGGCGGTGGGCGCGCTCCCGCGCGGCGCGGACGCGCAGCTCTCGGCGGGGTTCTACTCAGCGAGCTGCCCCGCCGTGCACGGCGTCGTGCGCCAGGTCGTGTCGCAGGCCGTCATGAACGACTCCCGCAGCGGAGCCGCCATCCTCCGCCTCTTCTACCACGACTGCTTCGTCAACGTGAGTAGACAAACAATCGTGCCGCGTGCCACTGCATTCGATTCGCGCTCCGACCTGGCCAGTCCACGTGCGGTGATTAATCCCACATTTATCGCGCAGGGCTGCGACGCCTCGGTGCTGCTGGACGACACGCCCGCGACGCCCGGCGAGAAGGGCGCCGGCGCCAACGCGGGCGGCTCCACCTTCGGCTTCGACCTCATCGACGCCATCAAGACGCAGGTCGAGGCCGCGTGCCCGGGCACCGTCTCCTGCGCTGACATCCTCGCCCTCGCCGCGCGCGACAGCGTCAACCTGGTCcgtgcctcttcccctctatcCTCACATTTTGTAGCCAGCGATGCCGCGCCATGTCTGTCTCCCTCTAACGCGCGCATGCCAATTAAGCGAGCAGCTCGGCGGCCCGAGCTGGGCGGTCCCGCTCGGCCGGCGCGACGCGACGTTCCCGAACGCGACGGGCGCGGCGACGGACCTCCCGGGCCCGGGCTCGGACCTCGACCGCCTCGTGGCCGCCTTCGCCGCCAAGGGCCTCACGTCGCGGGACCTCGCGGCGCTGTCGGGTGCGCACACGGTGGGCATGGCGCGGTGCCTCAGCTTCCGCGCGCGCGCCTACTGCGACGACAACGTGAGCCCCGCGTTCGCGGCCCAGATGCGGGGGGCCTGCCCGGCGTCCGGCGGGGACgacgcggccgcgccgctgGACGCGGCCACCCCCAGCGAGTTCGACAACGGATACTACCGGAACCTGGTGGCCGGCGCGGGGCTGCTGCACTCCGACCAGGAGCTCTTCAACAACGGGCCCCTCGACGCGCTTGTGCGGCTCTACAGCGCCAACGGCGCCGCCTTCTCGTCGGACTTCGCCGCGTCCATGGTCAGGCTCGGGAACGTCGGACCGCTCACGGGCTCCGCGGGGGAGGTCAGGCTCGACTGCAGGAAAGTAAACTCGTCGTGATGTGCTTTGCATCCACGATGTCAGCTTGATGCTAATTCGATGGCCGAGCACGAACGAGCCAGATTCATTAGCAGACTGATAATAGTTTTTTCTGTACCTGAACTTTGTAGAGTTTTTATTTGTTCGGAGCTATGTATGCATACATTTCTCTTTTTGGAAATATACTGCGCTGCGCATTCTTTTATTTACTTTACTTC
Coding sequences within it:
- the LOC112901917 gene encoding peroxidase P7-like isoform X3 gives rise to the protein MAVPRLLLAAALVLLLLAVGALPRGADAQLSAGFYSASCPAVHGVVRQVVSQAVMNDSRSGAAILRLFYHDCFVNGCDASVLLDDTPATPGEKGAGANAGGSTFGFDLIDAIKTQVEAACPGTVSCADILALAARDSVNLLGGPSWAVPLGRRDATFPNATGAATDLPGPGSDLDRLVAAFAAKGLTSRDLAALSGAHTVGMARCLSFRARAYCDDNVSPAFAAQMRGACPASGGDDAAAPLDAATPSEFDNGYYRNLVAGAGLLHSDQELFNNGPLDALVRLYSANGAAFSSDFAASMVRLGNVGPLTGSAGEVRLDCRKVNSS
- the LOC112901917 gene encoding peroxidase 44-like isoform X2, whose translation is MAVPRLLLAAALVLLLLAVGALPRGADAQLSAGFYSASCPAVHGVVRQVVSQAVMNDSRSGAAILRLFYHDCFVNGCDASVLLDDTPATPGEKGAGANAGGSTFGFDLIDAIKTQVEAACPGTVSCADILALAARDSVNLRAARRPELGGPARPARRDVPERDGRGDGPPGPGLGPRPPRGRLRRQGPHVAGPRGAVGCAHGGHGAVPQLPRARLLRRQREPRVRGPDAGGLPGVRRGRRGRAAGRGHPQRVRQRILPEPGGRRGAAALRPGALQQRAPRRACAALQRQRRRLLVGLRRVHGQARERRTAHGLRGGGQARLQESKLVVMCFASTMSA
- the LOC112901917 gene encoding uncharacterized protein LOC112901917 isoform X1, whose product is MAVPRLLLAAALVLLLLAVGALPRGADAQLSAGFYSASCPAVHGVVRQVVSQAVMNDSRSGAAILRLFYHDCFVNGCDASVLLDDTPATPGEKGAGANAGGSTFGFDLIDAIKTQVEAACPGTVSCADILALAARDSVNLVRASSPLSSHFVASDAAPCLSPSNARMPIKRAARRPELGGPARPARRDVPERDGRGDGPPGPGLGPRPPRGRLRRQGPHVAGPRGAVGCAHGGHGAVPQLPRARLLRRQREPRVRGPDAGGLPGVRRGRRGRAAGRGHPQRVRQRILPEPGGRRGAAALRPGALQQRAPRRACAALQRQRRRLLVGLRRVHGQARERRTAHGLRGGGQARLQESKLVVMCFASTMSA